tttttgttttaacttttccTCACATTATGACAAACACCAacttttctggtttgtatcgccgctttacattcgtttcttttttttgtttgaggtaaggtacaaatgctttcttttctacctggtaacaaaacaccttttaaaatttttacaagctctcactaacctttttcttgaaatgcactgtgtactttAATAccttaaataaaacttaaataataccTTAAAAATgtaccttaataaaaacttcccttataccattttcatgatttcgcccttttcagagtttaacaaaaaagcacatagatcccaacacattttcccctccctcaccgaaattccttcttaggttcgtaagttcatatctaggtcaccggagtgtacagggaggggagggggtgtacaaacaggtgtccagaacagatggcttttatgaccctcatcaatcaaattttgaTGGCACTACCAGCCCTGGATTCTCTCTGGTGAATAGTAATCTATTATCTGTTCTAATAGTGAGTACAGCTCTGGTGAAGGACACACTTTTTAAAGCAGGAGGCCACTATTGGGCTGTAACAGCTTCTCATTCAGTGCAGTTAGGATCTTTACTAATGTTCGACtgatatgtatgtattttaaaggCTGATGCTGATATCTTGGAGAGCAGGGTGCACAATTGCCCAAACTGCAGTTATAATGCACAACTGTTATGCTGCACAATGAAGCTTTTACTGTATTCATGTCAatattgtgtttgctgttagttgttgtgaaagcattttgtgagagaaaatgcATTGCAATGACGAGATCAATGTATTCACATGATACATAGaatctgtctactcaatgctcatcactgcagcctttcatttGATGGGAAAAGATCTAATAATGCTAttatcaacacttccacgattcatTAATCTcaacagctgtaatagtaaatatatatatatatatatatatatatatatatatatatatatatatatatatatatatatatatatatatatagtaaaagtaTTTGAGAACGTTACAGATGTAATGTGCATTTAGAAtccaaagatgtcagccaatcacaacagttttTGTTTGCTCTGACTCTCACAGCAGCCACGCCCCtgcaaacagagcattcaagccagagggctaaaatcagtttataaaaatgccttttatttctacattttaaatgtaaaaatcatactaacaatatgaGTACACCTCAGGAataattaaaaaagcattaaaaataaataaataataataatccatgtCTTGGGACCTAGAGTTAGGGTAAGTAAGAATGTACTTATAATTTCCAAACAGGAAAGATTTGGTGTCTATATATAGGTATCAGCTATCAGCcaaaatgagttgaaaaataCTGGCATATTGGGTATTGACAAAACTCCAATATTGTCCAAAAATCCTTGACGATATATCTTTCAACCTTTAATTTTTATAGCGTAGATGCATTTGTTCAAAGGGGACATTagattcaaaattacattttacatggtgtttgcatGTAAATGTGCAGCAGTGTGTGGACACATCCACCctacattgataaaaatataaataactctaTTTTGTCCTGAAATGAGAGCCACTGAGGATGCAGTAGATTAGTTGTGTTTTACACAAGAAACAGAAGAGAGTATTCACATTAGCATTGAAAGGGACAGCATGCACTGAAATGGCTCGCTATGCACAGAGCTTGTTTTGAAAAGGCAAACGGGTGTTGTCACCAGAATGTTTTGTAGACATTTCCTAAAAAGCCTAAAGAATAATACCAACTTGTgtaaaatgggcatctgatgtcccctttaGTAAATTAGCAGCATTCACGACCCACACATGTATGATTGTTAACATTGCAGTGTCTTTGTGGGAATCATGCAGCTGTTTGATGCACAGACAAGTCGTCTGTTACCTGAGTGTGCAGCGAGGAGCTGTAGGGGTAAGCCGGCGGAGGCAGCTCAGCGGGGTACAGTGGGTAAGATGCCCACACCTCAGGACCGCTGGCGTACAGCGCAGGAACACTCATGTCATCTGAACAAACAACAGGGCGAGTGTGAGTTAGGTGAGTGTTAGTTAGTTAATGTGCACCGCATTGTGACTTAAACTTCCCAATACATGTAAATGTGTCTTAGCAGAACAGTCCCACCATTTTGTCCATGTGGACAATAGTGCAGGTGATTTGAGCCTCATAAACTATAGGCCCACTAGGTACAGCATAGTCAGATGAGAATACTTAAAAAGCTCGATCTGTCCTCTCAACAGAACAACACACTGACAATGAATGCAGGATTCAGGAGGGCTGAACTGATTTCTAagagaccatttttttttcatctgaggTCTCTGAGAGCCACAGATTATTTTATATGAGTAAATCCTAAACCAAAATCAAATAAAGAGAGATGAAACGCATGTGTGTTGTAGAGGATTATGGGTAAAAAAATCTGGTTGTAGCACATGAATATTAATTTGATCATGCTACCATTGCATGGTGTGTTCCTGAGTAAAATGTGTTGAAGCCAGTAGATGGATCTTAGAGCTGTtttcacaaaacatcttaaggctaaatgtagctcaaAACTCCCCGATTTaggaaaaaaacttaaaaataactgGCCTGTCAGTCATAAATTTAGGTCTTCTAATTTTTTGCTCTAAGAGTATTTCACAAAGTGTTTTAACACTAaaactagctcctaaatctgtgaaaggTAAGGAAGCGTGAAGAGGAGTCCAAAGTCACTATAAGACCAAGCCACGatctttaaacaatatttaagtaGCTGTTTCTGGCAATCTGCCTCAGATCGTTTACAAGAGCAAGAGTAAGAGGCTAacaattagctgaacatataCTTGTTTAATCAGTGACACTTATcgtgcattttaaaatctttatttgaatgtgtttattaacattttcatttttaaaccttTAATTGAATATGGCAAGattatttctatgaataaatctctgtcagagactatcagccaatcactgtgtgagTAGTTAAAAAGCACGCTGACATCATCCTAAACCTTAGTCAGAGCTGAAGACCTCTCCTTCTACTTTTCCTTAGTAAAAGTTTCTCTCAACAGGATTATGAATTGGttttcagaaatttttttttttattgccatttagGGGAACTCTTGGCAAGatcaaatgttttgtaaaaacagGCCCAGATCTGCAGGATGTTTTGTGGTTACAGGCTCTCTGGGAATTTGGGTAAGTCTGCAGTCATACTATCTCAGTTTTAGATAAAGAGATCTACATATAGTTATACAAACGCCTGAGTGTTTTACTCACAGGGCTCTCGAGTGACACAGGGAGGGCCAGGACTCTGTCTGGATGGCGAAGGGTTTGGGATTCCTACTAGTTTGCTCTTGGACATCTTGGTGTTGGCTTTGGCAAACTCCAGCCGTAAAGTCTGGGGAATATCTGGGTCAAAGCGAACACCCTGACAAAGAGGAacaaacattttcagcaaacGTGCTGAATCAATCTCATCCTCACATCACTTGACTTGATGTGTGCTCTTTCATCTTATTCATAATGCAGTGGATGTCAGGTCTGTTATGATGGGTCACAGGTATCAGGGAAAACAATACTATAAGAAATGCTGAAGAACGTCATTCCAGACTCCAAAGATCAACTGCAGTTTGTCTTTCCTCACAATAGATGCAGTATTTCATATGCTTCATAACGCTCTGACCCACCGGGACAATAAAAACTACCATATGTGGATTTAATGCTGTCATAGCTGATCAACAAGTGGCTCGATCTGGACACTGGATGTCCTTGCCAGCAGACCCCCAGAAGTTTGGATTGGCAGTGAAACCTTTGACCCTCAACACTGCCAATAAGGGAGTTTGAGATGGGCTTCTAATGCAGccagtgatcacacacacacactcatttcagAAAGGACAACAGCTTCAGATTTCAAGCTTCAGCTTCAGATGAGATGAtttaaataatgctgaaaatcaAGTTTACTGCattttcaaatgacaaagaaagtCTGCTTGTGAAGATTTGTGTTTTGTGGAGTTAAACTCGGACGACTGGAGGCTGTTCTTGCACATTAACCACTTCTGCAGATCTTCCCCCAATTggaattttacattttaccaGCTTTGTACAGTTCACTTTGTAACCTATACAAATACATGGGAAACAACCAAATATGAAACAAAGCCATTTTAATTAATACTGTCTTCATTATGTGTGCATCTAAATCTTCTCAAGGTAAAGTCTCTCCTGTTCACACTGAGATTACAACCAAATCCTGATCAATGAAAACCagagaggcagagaaagagagtaaGATGAAGCTCTTTAATCTGTGGACTGTCCCGATTTCAAGGTAAAAGTGGAATCTGGTCATATTCCCACATTTACTGCTGCTATAAAGAGCTcagatctgtttgtgtgtgtgtgtgtgtgtgtgtttgtgtttgtgtgtgtgtgtgtgtgtgtgtgtgtgtgtgtgtgtgtgtttgtgtgtgattgaaAGTGTCTTCTGTCAGAATCACCACACGAGGAGCCTTTGGTCTTTTTTTAGTGGTTTTATGTCGAGATGAAGCGTTAAACTTACGTTCAGTGCGTTCTTAGCAGCCTCTGCTTCTGAGCGACTGTCAAAACTGACAAACCCCACCGGCTGCAGAAACACAATGAAATCAAGGTAAGACGAAGAAGAAGCTCTTCAAACTGCTCAGAATAACAGTCTGAGACAGATTCATGACTAACTACAGAGATATGGAGACGAGTGAGGGAAAGTAAGCATGAAATGACATTCAAAGAACATTTTACTTGCTTTTCCTGTTTGACTAGCATTGACTGCTGTCACTGATAACACTTTCTTTGACTATATCAGTGAAGATACTGCATAGACTTCCTCTGATCAGCTAACTCAACACCTGACCCTAAAACTCATCCATCATACAAACATGTGCACAACACTAGATTCACATCTAGCACAGCATCTTTTAAGAGATTGGACTTCCAACATCTATTGGGATATCATGCATCTTACAGCtttatgtttacatatatatatatatatatatatatatatatatatatatatatatatatatatatatatatatatataaattttgagAGTAACAGCAGTTAAAATTCAATCAATACAGTATTCTAACATCTGGCAAGTAACAAAGTAATAACTTTTTTGGGCTATTTTTAAGGAGTTATATGATTATCATTAATGATGTCATGATTTTTGggttaatatttcaaatttaacaAACACTACTATCCATGATAGAAGAAAATCCAGAAATTCTGAAATATGCCTTTATTTTGTAGTGtagttttatattaaatgatcaggctaatatatttctgtcttgattaataataataataataataataataataataattattattattattattattattattattattattattattattattattattattattattattattattattattattataatggcaTTAGTTAATTTTT
This window of the Carassius auratus strain Wakin unplaced genomic scaffold, ASM336829v1 scaf_tig00215864, whole genome shotgun sequence genome carries:
- the rbpms gene encoding RNA-binding protein with multiple splicing, whose product is MNNSSKNERSSSGEEVRTLFVSGLPLDIKPRELYLLFRPFQGYEGSLIKLTSKQPVGFVSFDSRSEAEAAKNALNGVRFDPDIPQTLRLEFAKANTKMSKSKLVGIPNPSPSRQSPGPPCVTREPYDMSVPALYASGPEVWASYPLYPAELPPPAYPYSSSLHTQIRWLPIVDATNQGWKSRQFC